ACTATTTTCAATTCTTTCAATTACAAACTTAATAACTTCTTCAGCTATTTCTATTGCCTTAGAAGACTCATCTTGGGTGAAAATATCTGAAGAAATACCACTAGGTATCTGTGAAGGATATCTAGTAAGAAAGTAATATTTATCAAGTAATACCGCTACAGATTTTATCATTTCAAATGTAGTATCAAAATTTGTAGCATCTTCGCATAAATCCGCAAGAGAATGACCCCAAACATCTTCTGCTCCTTTACCATAAAGATATGCTGTCAAAATTTTTTCTCCTGATTGTTGAGATATAAAACATCCCCAGTTATAAAAACCAGATTGGTGATTTGATTTTGCGCAATCTAAATCTGCTTGTGCTTGTCTTATCCAACGATCCTGTTCAAACTTCATATAATAAACCTTCATCTTTTAATGCTTTTGATAGAAATAAGTTTTTCCCTTCAATATTAGCAAACTCATTTGGTGTATATACGGATATATCAATCCCAACAGTTGGTCGAAGATGCGAAAGAAAAAAATCAATTCTATCAAGATAACAGTCCTCAGTTTCTTGAACAATTATTAATTCAAGAATACTCGAGGGTTTAACATCTCCTGTCAAAACATCCCCTAATAAAATAACTTTTAAGGCACCAAGTCCAGGGAGTTCTTCTAACACACGTTCTAGCTCCTGCCGTAAAAGTTGCGACCTATATTCTGCAAACCCAATCCTGACAGGCATAATACCTCGCTGTATTAATTTATAACTAATTTTGGTGAATTTCTTGGTGGC
Above is a window of SAR202 cluster bacterium DNA encoding:
- a CDS encoding HEPN domain-containing protein, with product MKFEQDRWIRQAQADLDCAKSNHQSGFYNWGCFISQQSGEKILTAYLYGKGAEDVWGHSLADLCEDATNFDTTFEMIKSVAVLLDKYYFLTRYPSQIPSGISSDIFTQDESSKAIEIAEEVIKFVIERIENS